Proteins found in one Phocoena sinus isolate mPhoSin1 chromosome 5, mPhoSin1.pri, whole genome shotgun sequence genomic segment:
- the LOC116753918 gene encoding LOW QUALITY PROTEIN: RNA-binding protein with serine-rich domain 1-like (The sequence of the model RefSeq protein was modified relative to this genomic sequence to represent the inferred CDS: deleted 2 bases in 2 codons) translates to MNFGRKKALDVRAVPTPCRIREGTLVGREDRLQYSKGNRNAGFSTGSSSGCGSSSASSHSGSSSSSPGSPSPSWRRHDSRRRSRSKSKPPKRDEKERKRRSPSPKPTKVHAGRLTRNVTEDHMEIFSTYGKIKMIDVPVERMHPHLSTGYAYVECENPDGAEKVLKHADGGHIDGQQITAAAVLAPWPRPPPRRFSPPRRRVPPPPPMWCRPPPPPRRRRRSHPPRLRSPSRRSPRSCSSFNSSRCAGPPKLCPTKEDRLERNPLPGQASKVKAVIATFPLAAEFRLQERYWFGGVLIKMPSSLLAKAYAFLVPDRQFSGRAAGRSRGLQEVVQPQPGSMFSHSTDDLGPIWWPAGSHGKSVLLRNCRSC, encoded by the exons ATGAACTTTGGAAGGAAAAAGGCTCTCGATGTGCGTG CCGTCCCCACACCGTGCCGCATCCGGGAGGGGACTCTTGTGGGCCGCGAGGATCGACTGCAGTACTCCAAGGGCAACCGA AATGCTGGTTTTAGCACGGGCTCCAGCAGCGGCTGCGGCTCCTCTTCAGCCTCGAGCCACTCCGGAAGTTCCAGCAGCTCCCCTGGCTCTCCGAGCCCTTCTTGGCGCAGGCATGACAGCAGGCGGCGTTCCCGCTCCAAATCCAAACCACccaaaagagatgaaaaggaaaggaaacggCGGAGCCCTTCCCCTAAACCCACCAAAGTGCACGCTGGAAGGCTCACCAGGAATGTGACCGAGGATCATATGGAGATATTCTCCACCTAcgggaaaattaaaatgattgacGTGCCTGTAGAAAGGATGCACCCCCATCTGTCTACAGGCTACGCATATGTGGAGTGTGAGAATCCAGATGGAGCTGAGAAGGTGCTGAAGCACGCGGACGGAGGACACATCGATGGCCAGCAGATCACTGCCGCTGCTGTGCTGGCCCCCTGGCCTCGGCCACCCCCCAGGCGATTCAGCCCTCCCAGG AGGAGAGTGCCGCCACCGCCTCCCATGTGGtgcaggcccccc ccccccccacggagGAGGAGAAGGTCGCATCCCCCTCGGCTCAGGTCCCCCAGCCGCCGCAGTCCCAGGAGCTGCTCCAGCTTCAACTCCTCCCGGTGCGCAGGGCCACCGAAGCTCTGCCCT ACGAAGGAGGATCGGTTGGAAAGAAATCCCTTACCCGGGCAGGCCTCGAAGGTGAAGGCAGTAATTGCCACGTTTCCCCTGGCAGCAGAGTTCCGGCTGCAGGAGCGTTATTGGTTTGGGGGCGTGCTTATAAAGATGCCCTCCAGTCTTCTGGCTAAAGCTTACGCATTTCTAGTTCCTGACAGGCAGTTTAGTGGCAGAGCCGCAGGGAGGAGCAGGGGGCTCCAGGAGGTGGTACAGCCCCAGCCTGGGAGCATGTtttcccattccacagatgaCCTGGGGCCCATCTGGTGGCCTGCAGGGTCCCACGGGAAAAGTGTGCTTTTACGCAACTGCCGTTCTTGTTAG